A window of the Deltaproteobacteria bacterium genome harbors these coding sequences:
- a CDS encoding acetyl-CoA carboxylase biotin carboxylase subunit, producing MFEKILIANRGEIALRIIRSAQELDIKAVAIYEETDKDAFHIMRADEAICIGPGPRKDYLDIDKIIEAAKKTGAEAIHPGYGFLAENPEFPEACIEAGLVFIGPPHEVIRSLGSKVIARDIARNSDIPVIPATETLSAGEAANEEALAFAAEYGFPIMIKAVSGGGGRGIRQVDDERSLLAGLKQSRSEALMAFGNDDIYLEKCLSRPQHIEVQILADSFGNVVHLGTRNCSIQRRHQKLIEIAPAGLPKELTAEICDAAVRVAKASNYQSAGTVEFLVEPDGRFYFLEVNTRIQVEHTVTEMVTGIDIVREQLLIAMGEPISFSQKAVVERGYAIELRINAEDPKNEFLATPGVVQVYQSSAGHGVRLDGAIYQGYEIPPFYDSMMVKLTVYGFTWQEAVDRLSRALSGFIIIGVKTTIPFFQQIVNEPDFIQMKFDTSYLDTHPQLLDYEEKEREVDKIARLIAEINAYGYNPYAQ from the coding sequence ATGTTCGAAAAAATCCTCATTGCCAACCGGGGCGAGATTGCCCTGCGCATCATCAGATCCGCCCAGGAGTTGGACATCAAAGCAGTGGCCATCTATGAGGAAACGGACAAGGATGCCTTCCACATCATGCGTGCTGATGAGGCGATATGTATAGGCCCTGGTCCGAGAAAAGACTACCTCGACATCGACAAAATTATCGAGGCGGCCAAGAAGACAGGGGCAGAGGCCATACACCCGGGCTACGGATTTCTGGCCGAGAACCCAGAGTTTCCCGAGGCATGCATCGAGGCGGGTCTGGTCTTCATTGGACCTCCCCATGAGGTCATTCGCAGTCTGGGCAGCAAGGTCATTGCTAGAGACATTGCCAGGAACTCTGACATTCCGGTGATCCCGGCCACAGAAACCTTGAGTGCCGGTGAGGCAGCAAATGAGGAGGCCCTTGCCTTTGCTGCTGAATATGGTTTTCCCATTATGATCAAGGCAGTATCCGGGGGCGGCGGCAGGGGGATTCGTCAGGTCGACGACGAAAGGAGTCTGCTGGCCGGCCTGAAGCAATCCCGTTCAGAGGCGCTCATGGCCTTTGGCAACGATGACATATACTTGGAAAAATGCCTTTCGCGGCCGCAGCACATTGAAGTACAGATCCTGGCGGATAGTTTTGGCAACGTGGTCCATCTGGGTACCAGAAACTGCTCGATTCAACGCCGCCATCAGAAACTGATCGAGATTGCGCCGGCAGGTTTGCCAAAAGAGCTCACAGCAGAGATCTGTGACGCTGCGGTACGCGTGGCCAAAGCGTCGAACTACCAGAGCGCCGGCACAGTCGAGTTCCTGGTGGAGCCTGACGGCAGGTTCTATTTCCTGGAGGTGAACACCAGAATTCAGGTGGAACACACGGTGACCGAAATGGTTACTGGCATAGACATCGTGCGTGAACAGCTGTTGATTGCCATGGGAGAGCCGATCAGCTTTTCGCAGAAAGCAGTTGTGGAACGGGGCTACGCCATAGAGCTGCGAATCAATGCCGAGGATCCCAAGAATGAGTTTCTGGCAACGCCCGGTGTGGTTCAAGTGTACCAGTCTTCCGCAGGACATGGCGTCAGACTCGACGGGGCCATTTATCAGGGCTATGAAATTCCCCCGTTCTACGATTCCATGATGGTGAAGCTCACGGTCTACGGCTTCACCTGGCAGGAGGCAGTGGATCGACTTTCCCGGGCATTGAGCGGCTTCATCATCATAGGGGTAAAAACCACCATCCCCTTTTTTCAGCAGATCGTTAACGAGCCTGATTTTATCCAGATGA